One genomic region from Cinclus cinclus chromosome 36, bCinCin1.1, whole genome shotgun sequence encodes:
- the LOC134055950 gene encoding cyclin-dependent kinase 16-like: protein MVTGRPLFPGATVEEQLHFIFRLLGTPTEETWPGIGANAEFRAQKYPRYPGEELRQHAARLDQDGADLLGQLLQFEGRRRLPAAEAMGHAFFRSLGPRVSALPDTTSIFALKEIQLQKEPGLRSAPLPPTGSSSFRVLDTEF, encoded by the exons ATGGTGACGGGGCGGCCGCTGTTCCCCGGGGCCACCGTGGAGGAGCAGCTGCATTTCATCTTCCGCCTGCTGG GGACCCCCACGGAGGAGACCTGGCCGGGCATCGGAGCCAACGCCGAGTTCCGGGCACAGAAATACCCGCGGTACCCGGGGGAGGAACTGCGGCAACACGCGGCAAG GCTGGACCAGGACGGTGCCGATctcctggggcagctgctgcag TTcgaggggcggcggcggctgccggCGGCGGAGGCCATGGGACACGCCTTCTTCAGGAGCCTGGGGCCGCGCGTCAGCGCCCTGCCCGACA ccACGTCCATCTTCGCGCTGAAGGAAAtccagctgcagaaggagcCGGGGCTGCGCTCGGCGCCCCTGCCCCCCACAG